A section of the Streptomyces sp. NBC_00178 genome encodes:
- a CDS encoding carboxymuconolactone decarboxylase family protein — protein sequence MTTNAEHLATSEYAPEHPARLQWAQLAPDVYKAMVRLDAASRKGLEPKLLELVKIRASQLNHCAFCLDMHTKDALAAGESVERVVQLSAWQESLHFYTEKELAAIELTEAVTVLTDGFVPDEVYAKAAKQFEEAELAQLIAAITVINAWNRFGVTCRLTPGHYTPGSH from the coding sequence ATGACGACGAACGCAGAGCACCTCGCGACCTCCGAGTACGCCCCCGAGCACCCCGCCCGCCTGCAGTGGGCCCAGCTCGCCCCCGATGTCTACAAGGCCATGGTCCGGCTGGACGCCGCCTCCCGTAAGGGACTGGAGCCGAAGCTGCTCGAGCTGGTCAAGATCCGCGCCTCGCAGCTCAACCACTGCGCGTTCTGCCTGGACATGCACACCAAGGACGCCCTCGCGGCGGGCGAATCGGTCGAGCGTGTCGTCCAGCTCAGCGCCTGGCAGGAGTCGCTGCACTTCTACACGGAGAAGGAGCTGGCGGCGATCGAGCTGACGGAGGCGGTGACGGTCCTGACCGACGGGTTCGTCCCGGACGAGGTGTACGCGAAGGCGGCCAAGCAGTTCGAGGAGGCCGAGCTGGCGCAGCTGATCGCGGCCATCACGGTGATCAACGCCTGGAACCGCTTCGGCGTGACCTGCCGGCTGACGCCCGGGCACTACACCCCCGGCAGTCACTGA